Proteins from a genomic interval of Neisseria arctica:
- the purU gene encoding formyltetrahydrofolate deformylase → MTDSSKQTATLLITAPDRKGLVHAISLFLLEHNGNIIHADQHEDAIEKLFLMRVEWDMQGFTLQTREAIARAFAPVADAFGMSWQLHFSHTRRRIALFTSQYEHCLSDLLHRHRIGELNCDIPLVIGNHDSVRDLVERHGIPFYHIVTTRENKAEAEACQLALLEKANIDTIVLARYMQILSPVFVQKYPNQVINIHHSFLPAFDGAKPYHRAHARGVKLIGATSHYVTDELDEGPIIEQEVTRVSHRDDIPDLIEKGRDLEKIVLARAVKWHLQSRVLSYNNKTVVFD, encoded by the coding sequence ATGACCGACTCCTCAAAACAAACCGCTACACTCCTGATTACCGCTCCCGACCGTAAAGGCTTGGTACATGCGATTTCCTTATTTCTTTTGGAACACAACGGCAATATTATCCACGCCGACCAACATGAAGATGCTATTGAGAAATTATTCCTGATGCGCGTAGAGTGGGATATGCAAGGTTTTACTCTGCAAACCCGCGAAGCCATCGCAAGGGCCTTCGCTCCTGTAGCCGACGCTTTCGGCATGAGTTGGCAACTACATTTCTCGCACACCCGCCGCCGTATCGCTTTGTTTACCTCACAATACGAACACTGCCTTTCCGATTTGCTACACCGCCACCGTATCGGCGAATTAAACTGCGATATTCCTCTGGTAATCGGCAATCATGATTCAGTACGCGATTTGGTCGAACGCCACGGTATTCCCTTCTATCATATCGTTACGACACGGGAAAATAAGGCGGAGGCCGAAGCATGCCAATTGGCCCTCTTGGAAAAAGCTAATATTGATACTATAGTATTGGCACGCTATATGCAGATTTTATCGCCCGTATTCGTACAAAAATACCCGAACCAAGTGATTAATATCCACCATAGCTTCTTACCCGCCTTTGATGGTGCAAAACCTTACCATCGTGCCCATGCCCGCGGCGTAAAGCTGATCGGAGCAACCAGCCATTATGTAACCGACGAGCTGGATGAAGGCCCGATTATCGAACAGGAAGTTACTCGCGTTTCACACCGCGACGATATTCCCGACTTAATCGAAAAAGGCCGTGATTTAGAAAAAATCGTACTCGCCCGCGCGGTAAAATGGCATTTGCAAAGCCGCGTACTTTCTTACAACAACAAAACAGTGGTATTCGACTGA
- a CDS encoding restriction endonuclease — protein sequence MVCGNTWLAAGGNGLERLVKELLEIEGYSAKIESKNQSSGIADIDISAEKIDRFNQCRLLIQVKHHKGETNSHGLKQLIAYDDNDETDAQKWLITTADLSDASKQLAEANQIRVMNGKALVDWIDESLEYLSVGTKQRLGIINVPQLVKSK from the coding sequence ATGGTCTGCGGCAATACTTGGTTGGCTGCGGGCGGGAATGGTTTGGAGAGATTGGTTAAAGAATTGTTGGAAATTGAAGGCTATTCAGCCAAAATAGAATCTAAAAACCAATCGTCAGGAATTGCCGATATTGATATCAGTGCGGAAAAAATCGACCGTTTTAACCAGTGTCGCCTGTTGATTCAAGTGAAACATCATAAAGGAGAAACAAATAGCCATGGTTTGAAGCAGTTGATTGCTTATGATGATAATGATGAGACGGATGCTCAAAAGTGGCTGATAACCACAGCCGACTTGAGCGATGCATCCAAGCAATTGGCTGAAGCCAACCAAATCCGCGTGATGAATGGTAAAGCATTGGTCGACTGGATTGATGAGAGTCTTGAATATTTGAGTGTCGGAACCAAACAACGGTTAGGAATTATCAATGTTCCCCAGCTCGTAAAATCCAAATAA
- a CDS encoding glycosyltransferase family 4 protein — MIIHACDGRSVHFVALLKWLFAKPMVITRHVVFPLKRFLSRWSYQQANAVVGVSKRASENLRLVSINATTIYGSVDKLAENEEILSQYSFALHRLKVGQVGNFQEVKNFPLTIELAKKCPETDFYLIGSGVLEEQLKKQATGLNNVFFIPFTPYIGSIFQHIDVQILPSHSEGLPSVILEGYQYAVPVLAHAVGGIPEIVEHGQTGFLIEQNQVENYQYYIQQLQPNLPLLSQLTQQTKQYWQQHDFSSVRMAKEYENIYNQILNKC, encoded by the coding sequence ATGATTATTCATGCATGTGATGGGCGTTCTGTTCATTTTGTTGCATTATTGAAATGGCTGTTTGCTAAACCTATGGTTATTACGCGCCATGTGGTTTTCCCATTAAAACGCTTTCTATCGCGTTGGAGTTACCAGCAAGCTAATGCTGTTGTTGGTGTGAGTAAAAGGGCTTCTGAAAATTTGCGGTTAGTTAGCATTAATGCCACAACAATTTATGGGAGCGTAGATAAGTTAGCGGAAAATGAGGAAATACTTTCTCAATATTCTTTTGCATTACATCGTTTGAAAGTAGGGCAAGTTGGAAATTTTCAAGAAGTAAAAAATTTTCCTCTAACGATTGAATTAGCAAAAAAATGTCCAGAAACAGATTTTTATTTGATTGGTTCAGGCGTGTTGGAAGAGCAATTAAAAAAACAAGCTACAGGATTAAATAATGTTTTCTTTATTCCATTTACACCATATATAGGCAGCATTTTTCAACACATAGATGTACAGATTTTACCTTCGCATTCAGAAGGATTACCAAGTGTGATTTTGGAAGGCTATCAATATGCTGTCCCTGTTTTGGCACATGCTGTTGGTGGTATTCCTGAGATTGTAGAACATGGTCAAACAGGTTTTTTAATTGAACAAAATCAAGTGGAAAATTATCAATATTATATTCAACAACTTCAACCTAATTTGCCGCTATTATCACAACTTACACAACAAACTAAACAATATTGGCAACAACATGATTTTTCTAGTGTGCGCATGGCAAAAGAATACGAAAACATTTATAACCAAATTTTAAATAAGTGCTAA
- a CDS encoding IS1595 family transposase encodes MKITHCKLSKKVQKKLLEFFVLEVTARSAANLLDINPNSAALFYRKIRQVIAYHLELQADEIFDGSIELDESYFGGQRKGKRGRGAAGKVAVFGILKRQGKVYTVVVKNTKQDTLLPVIKRKIMPDSIVYTDYYKSYDVLDVSEFTHHRINHSELFVDRQNHINGIENFWNQAKRVLRKYNGIDRKSFPLFLKECEFRFNFGTPKEQLKILRIWCDI; translated from the coding sequence ATGAAGATAACACACTGTAAACTATCTAAAAAAGTACAAAAAAAGTTGCTTGAATTTTTTGTACTTGAGGTAACCGCCCGTTCTGCTGCCAATTTATTGGATATTAACCCCAATTCAGCAGCTCTGTTTTACCGTAAAATTCGCCAAGTCATTGCCTATCATTTAGAGCTTCAAGCTGATGAAATCTTTGATGGTTCAATCGAGCTTGATGAGAGTTATTTTGGTGGACAACGAAAAGGCAAACGCGGTCGCGGAGCGGCTGGGAAAGTAGCGGTATTTGGTATTTTGAAACGTCAAGGCAAGGTTTATACTGTTGTCGTTAAAAATACCAAACAAGATACTTTACTACCTGTTATTAAACGAAAAATAATGCCTGATAGCATTGTTTATACGGACTATTACAAAAGCTATGATGTGCTAGATGTGAGTGAATTTACGCATCACAGAATCAATCATTCAGAGCTTTTTGTCGACCGTCAAAACCATATCAACGGTATTGAAAACTTCTGGAATCAGGCAAAGCGCGTTCTACGAAAGTACAATGGAATTGACCGAAAATCTTTCCCTTTATTCTTGAAAGAATGCGAATTTCGTTTTAACTTTGGTACACCAAAAGAGCAACTTAAAATCTTGCGAATTTGGTGTGATATTTAA
- a CDS encoding glycosyltransferase family 2 protein → MSNLSEQLTIALITKNEAHHLPECLKSVQDLGGSMVIIDSGSTDETPEIARQFGAEFHVFPDWQGFGRQRNRAHQFIQTPWVLWLDADERLSATTRQDIIQQISQIQPDGKTLFSINRLSMVYGREIRHSGWYPDRVVRCYPVKYTQYSDDLVHESVVVPNGAKVVELKGDVLHYTYADIAQFMRKSAQYAQLWAQQKKQQGKKVHLHTAVIHGAMNFLKTYVLKAGFLDGKQGFLLATLSAYSVFCKYAQLWVLNHERK, encoded by the coding sequence ATGTCTAATTTGTCCGAGCAGCTAACTATTGCCCTGATTACCAAAAATGAAGCCCACCATTTGCCCGAGTGTCTCAAAAGCGTGCAAGACTTGGGGGGTTCGATGGTCATCATTGATTCAGGCAGCACCGATGAGACGCCTGAAATTGCGAGGCAATTTGGGGCGGAATTTCATGTGTTTCCCGATTGGCAAGGTTTTGGCAGACAACGCAACCGCGCTCATCAATTTATTCAAACGCCATGGGTGTTATGGCTAGATGCAGACGAGCGATTAAGTGCCACCACGCGTCAAGATATCATTCAGCAAATCAGTCAAATCCAACCCGATGGCAAAACGCTTTTTTCTATCAATCGTTTAAGCATGGTTTATGGACGTGAAATCCGCCATAGTGGCTGGTATCCTGACCGCGTTGTGCGTTGTTATCCTGTGAAATATACGCAATACAGCGATGATTTGGTGCATGAATCCGTTGTTGTTCCCAATGGCGCGAAAGTGGTGGAATTAAAAGGTGATGTGTTGCATTACACTTATGCAGACATTGCTCAATTTATGCGTAAATCGGCACAATATGCGCAATTATGGGCACAACAAAAGAAGCAGCAAGGGAAAAAAGTTCATTTACATACCGCGGTGATACATGGAGCAATGAATTTTCTTAAAACTTATGTTTTGAAAGCAGGCTTTCTGGATGGTAAACAAGGTTTTTTACTGGCTACATTATCTGCGTATTCAGTATTTTGCAAATATGCACAATTATGGGTTTTGAATCATGAGCGAAAATAA
- the rnhB gene encoding ribonuclease HII, producing MEQILIAGVDEAGRGPLVGSVFAAAVILSSDYDLPGLTDSKKLSEKKRDMLALAIKEQALAWCVASASVGEIAQLNILHATMLAMTRAVKGLAIEPQLIRIDGNRVPQDLAANAEAVVQGDSKVAQISAASVLAKTARDAEMYALAERYPQYGFEKHKGYGTAAHLAALAEFGALAEHRKDFAPVRAVLAQGKLFE from the coding sequence ATGGAACAGATTTTGATTGCAGGAGTGGATGAAGCAGGGCGGGGGCCTTTGGTAGGCAGCGTATTTGCCGCCGCCGTTATCCTGTCCTCTGATTATGATTTGCCGGGGCTGACCGATTCTAAAAAACTCAGTGAAAAAAAGCGTGATATGCTGGCTTTGGCCATTAAAGAACAAGCATTGGCTTGGTGCGTGGCATCAGCAAGTGTCGGCGAGATCGCACAGTTGAATATCCTGCACGCTACCATGCTGGCAATGACGCGGGCTGTTAAAGGATTGGCGATTGAACCCCAGCTTATCCGTATTGATGGTAACCGTGTGCCGCAGGATTTGGCCGCTAATGCGGAAGCCGTTGTTCAAGGAGACAGTAAAGTAGCGCAGATTTCTGCGGCGTCGGTTTTGGCTAAAACAGCGCGTGATGCAGAAATGTATGCATTAGCCGAACGTTATCCCCAGTATGGCTTTGAAAAGCATAAAGGTTACGGTACGGCCGCACATTTGGCTGCTTTGGCCGAGTTCGGCGCTTTAGCCGAGCACCGTAAAGATTTCGCCCCTGTGCGTGCTGTTTTGGCGCAAGGCAAATTATTTGAATAA
- the lpxB gene encoding lipid-A-disaccharide synthase — MNQTHTTVNRLITIALCAGEASGDLLGAHLMAAIKERCPNVRFIGIGGPRMQAQGIESLYDQEKLAVRGFAEVVKRLPEILKIRKGLVSELKKIRPDVFVGIDAPDFNLGVEAKLKKAGIATVHYVSPSVWAWRRERVQTIVHQVNRVLCLFPMEPQLYQVAGGRAEFVGHPMAQTLPLDADQTAARLQMRIDLWETVFTLMPGSRVSEIDYMAPLFFRTAKLLLQRYPSARFLLPVATSATRQRLLEILGQDEFIGLPVQLMSAHADLACTAADVVLVTSGTATLEVALCKRPMVISYKISPLTYAYVKRKIKVPYVGLPNILLGKRAVPELLQRQAKPKKLAAAVAEWYESPQDVVELKQDFYQLHRLLKKDTAALAAAAVLAEARV, encoded by the coding sequence ATGAATCAAACACATACGACAGTCAACCGATTGATTACAATTGCTTTATGTGCTGGCGAGGCTTCAGGGGATTTGCTCGGGGCCCATTTGATGGCAGCGATTAAAGAGCGGTGTCCGAATGTCCGTTTTATCGGTATCGGTGGGCCGCGCATGCAGGCACAGGGAATCGAAAGCTTGTATGACCAAGAAAAATTAGCGGTTCGCGGTTTTGCCGAAGTGGTGAAGCGGCTGCCTGAGATTTTAAAAATCCGCAAAGGTTTGGTAAGCGAGCTCAAAAAAATCCGCCCTGATGTGTTTGTCGGTATCGATGCCCCTGATTTTAATCTGGGGGTAGAGGCGAAACTGAAAAAAGCAGGTATTGCAACAGTGCACTATGTCAGCCCCTCCGTATGGGCATGGCGGCGTGAGCGTGTACAGACCATTGTGCATCAGGTGAATCGCGTATTATGCCTTTTCCCGATGGAACCCCAGCTGTATCAGGTTGCGGGCGGGAGGGCCGAATTTGTTGGACATCCGATGGCACAAACCTTGCCGTTAGATGCAGATCAAACTGCGGCGCGGCTACAAATGCGTATTGATTTATGGGAAACGGTATTTACATTGATGCCGGGTAGCCGGGTGAGTGAGATTGACTATATGGCACCGCTGTTTTTTCGAACCGCCAAATTGTTGCTGCAGCGCTATCCGAGCGCACGCTTTTTGTTGCCGGTTGCTACCTCGGCAACCCGCCAGCGTCTGTTGGAAATTTTAGGGCAGGATGAGTTTATCGGCTTGCCGGTACAGTTGATGAGCGCACATGCAGATTTGGCGTGTACGGCCGCTGATGTGGTATTGGTTACCAGCGGTACGGCAACGCTTGAAGTGGCTTTGTGCAAGCGCCCGATGGTGATCAGTTACAAGATTTCGCCGTTAACTTATGCTTATGTGAAACGGAAAATAAAAGTACCGTATGTAGGGCTGCCTAATATTCTTTTGGGTAAGAGAGCCGTTCCCGAGTTGTTACAGAGACAAGCCAAACCGAAAAAATTAGCGGCAGCAGTTGCCGAATGGTATGAATCACCGCAAGATGTGGTCGAATTGAAACAGGATTTCTATCAGCTGCACCGGTTATTGAAAAAAGACACGGCTGCATTGGCCGCAGCCGCTGTTTTGGCTGAAGCGCGGGTATAA
- a CDS encoding phosphoglycerate kinase, with translation MAFLKLTEQNVQGKTVLIRADMNVPFKDGEISDDTRIRASLASIRYCLDNGAAVIVMTHLGRPTEGEFQPEDDVAPVASHLGKLLEKDVAVWNDWRTEKPALQAGEVAMLQNVRINKGEKKNDLELGQAYAALCDIFVNDAFGTAHRAQASTEAVAQAAPLACAGVLMASELDALGKALKDPARPLVAIVAGSKVSTKLTILESLADKVDQLIVGGGIANTFLLAQGKPIGKSLAEHDLVEESKQIMAKMAAKGGVVPLPVDVVVASEFAADAPATVKAVEDVGADDMILDIGPKSAEALADMLKAAGTIVWNGPVGVFEFDQFAGGTEALAKAIADSSAFSIAGGGDTLAAIAKFGVTDQISYISTGGGAFLEFLEGKELPAVAVLEKRA, from the coding sequence ATGGCTTTTTTAAAACTTACCGAGCAAAATGTGCAGGGTAAAACAGTTTTAATCCGTGCTGATATGAATGTCCCTTTTAAAGACGGAGAGATCAGTGATGATACCCGTATCCGTGCTTCATTGGCCTCTATCCGTTATTGTTTGGATAATGGTGCGGCTGTGATTGTAATGACCCATTTAGGACGTCCTACCGAGGGTGAGTTCCAGCCTGAAGACGATGTGGCACCTGTAGCGTCGCATCTGGGCAAGCTCTTGGAGAAAGATGTCGCAGTTTGGAATGATTGGCGTACCGAGAAGCCTGCCTTACAAGCCGGTGAAGTGGCAATGTTACAAAATGTCCGCATCAATAAAGGTGAGAAAAAAAACGATTTGGAGTTGGGTCAGGCTTACGCCGCTCTGTGCGACATATTTGTAAATGATGCCTTTGGAACGGCTCACCGCGCCCAAGCATCTACAGAAGCGGTTGCACAAGCTGCACCGCTTGCCTGCGCCGGTGTGTTGATGGCTAGTGAATTGGATGCCTTAGGTAAGGCTTTAAAAGATCCGGCTCGCCCGTTGGTAGCTATTGTAGCGGGTAGTAAAGTTTCTACTAAACTGACTATTTTGGAAAGTTTGGCTGATAAAGTCGATCAATTGATTGTCGGCGGCGGTATTGCCAATACTTTTTTACTTGCGCAAGGTAAGCCCATCGGTAAATCTTTGGCAGAACATGATTTGGTAGAAGAGTCTAAACAAATTATGGCTAAAATGGCTGCCAAAGGCGGAGTTGTTCCTTTGCCGGTAGATGTTGTTGTTGCCTCTGAGTTTGCAGCAGATGCACCCGCTACGGTGAAAGCGGTAGAAGATGTTGGTGCAGATGATATGATTTTGGATATTGGTCCCAAATCGGCGGAAGCTTTGGCAGATATGTTGAAAGCAGCGGGTACTATTGTTTGGAACGGCCCGGTAGGTGTATTTGAGTTTGATCAGTTTGCCGGAGGTACCGAAGCGTTGGCCAAAGCTATTGCGGATAGTTCGGCATTCTCTATAGCAGGCGGCGGAGACACGCTGGCTGCCATTGCCAAATTCGGCGTTACCGACCAAATTAGTTATATCTCAACAGGTGGTGGTGCTTTCTTGGAGTTTTTAGAAGGTAAAGAATTGCCTGCTGTGGCAGTTTTAGAAAAGCGCGCATAA
- the miaB gene encoding tRNA (N6-isopentenyl adenosine(37)-C2)-methylthiotransferase MiaB translates to MKKVFIRTFGCQMNEYDSEKMLSVLAEGDDLVQVSEAEEADIILFNTCSVREKAQEKVFSDLGRVKPLKAKNPNLIIGVGGCVASQEGEAIVKRAPFVDVVFGPQTLHRLPGMIQEKKETGRAQVDISFPEIEKFDHLPPARVEGGSAFVSIMEGCSKYCSFCVVPYTRGEEFSRPLNDVLTEIANLAQQGVKEINLLGQNVNAYRGLMDDGEVCDFAMLLRVVHEIPGIERIRFTTSHPREFSDRIIECYRDLPKLVSHLHLPIQSGSDRVLSAMKRGYTALEYKSIIRKLRAIRPDLCLSSDFIVGFPGETEHEFEQTLKLVKDIAFDLSFVFIYSPRPGTPAANLPDDTPHEEKVRRLEALNEVIEAETARINQTMVGTVQRCLVEGVSKKDPEQLQARTANNRVVNFTGHHRLINQMVDIEIKEAFTFSLRGEIVTSES, encoded by the coding sequence ATGAAAAAAGTATTTATTCGTACCTTTGGTTGTCAGATGAATGAATATGACAGTGAAAAGATGCTGTCCGTATTGGCCGAAGGAGATGATTTGGTTCAAGTTAGTGAAGCTGAAGAAGCCGATATTATTCTGTTTAACACATGTTCTGTGCGAGAGAAGGCACAGGAAAAGGTATTTTCAGACTTAGGAAGAGTTAAGCCATTAAAAGCTAAAAATCCTAATTTAATTATTGGTGTTGGTGGGTGCGTTGCTTCCCAAGAAGGGGAGGCAATTGTTAAGCGAGCTCCGTTTGTTGATGTAGTGTTCGGTCCTCAAACTTTACACCGTTTGCCGGGTATGATTCAGGAGAAGAAGGAAACAGGCCGGGCCCAAGTAGATATTTCATTTCCGGAGATCGAAAAATTTGATCATTTGCCTCCGGCTAGAGTAGAGGGCGGAAGTGCCTTTGTATCTATTATGGAGGGGTGCTCTAAATATTGTAGCTTCTGTGTAGTACCTTATACTCGTGGAGAAGAGTTTTCCCGGCCGTTAAATGATGTGCTTACTGAAATTGCCAATTTGGCTCAGCAAGGGGTAAAAGAAATTAATTTGCTCGGGCAAAATGTAAATGCCTACAGAGGTTTAATGGATGATGGTGAAGTATGTGATTTTGCTATGCTCCTGAGAGTTGTGCATGAAATTCCGGGTATAGAGCGTATACGTTTCACTACGAGCCACCCACGTGAGTTTAGTGATCGCATTATTGAGTGTTACCGGGATTTACCGAAATTAGTATCGCATTTGCATTTGCCGATTCAGAGTGGGTCCGATCGTGTATTATCTGCAATGAAGCGCGGATATACAGCTTTGGAATATAAATCGATTATTCGAAAACTTCGTGCTATCCGGCCGGATTTATGTTTGAGTTCTGATTTTATTGTTGGCTTTCCTGGAGAAACCGAACATGAATTTGAGCAAACTTTGAAGTTGGTAAAAGATATTGCGTTTGACTTAAGCTTTGTCTTTATTTATAGCCCTCGCCCGGGAACACCGGCGGCCAATTTGCCGGATGATACTCCGCACGAAGAGAAAGTACGCCGTTTGGAAGCTTTGAATGAAGTGATTGAGGCTGAAACAGCGCGCATCAATCAAACTATGGTTGGTACAGTACAGCGTTGTTTAGTTGAAGGGGTGTCAAAAAAAGATCCAGAACAATTACAGGCGCGGACGGCTAATAACCGCGTAGTCAATTTTACCGGCCACCACCGCTTGATTAATCAAATGGTGGATATTGAAATTAAAGAGGCCTTTACTTTCTCATTGCGTGGCGAAATTGTAACTTCTGAATCTTAA